The window TTTCTATTCATTCGAATTCATTCGTAAGTGTCGCAAACCCTGAGCCACACTCGACAGCCGCAAACGCCGCCATGAGAGACTACAAAGTAGAAGCGACTACAGAGGTAGCTGAAGCAGGCGACAACAATCTGTGGCCACTGGTCAGCACTTGCGATCGTTGGCTGCTACTCTTTTTAAACAATGCTTGTATGTAATCGGTGTTTAGTGTCCGGTACGGACTGCAAGGAGCGAGCAGCAATGATTGTAACGTGTGGCACCCACCAGCGTCAACTGTGTGCATCGAGTCCGCATAAATCGTATGAAAATTAAAGGATATATGTCAGTAGGATCGTTTTGTGGTTGTGGCCGATGGCCTATAATCGGCCAGACTATTGGTATCCTTCATTTTGACGATGTAGTAGTTTTCTTACCCAACTTAATAAGAaacgtattaaatatgaaaaatgctATAGTAAGATActtaccaaatattttttttcagattgtTTTTTACgacctataattttatttgtacaataatACCATCGGTTACGATTTTTCGATTGCGGTTCTCTAGTGATGTTGAAATCTCTAGTCTACATTATATAGATGGACTGAATTGTTCGAATAAATTGAGAGTGGTGAATAGACTCGATtttccttatttaatatattgttttgtatttatgttgCATTgcagaaaaaaatttacttaaagatATGGTAATAGACAGTTACAAAGgagatagatttaaatttttgtatacttCAGTTTATCCCATTATGTTGTTCTCGGTATCGAAACGGCTATAAaaaagtcattaaaaaaaagtcagtAGCGCTGCGATCCCTTTACTTATATGTAGTAGATGtgttttatcaattattttatgaataaagcGGTTATCAATGTTTCACAAAGGCTAAAAATGAAGGGTAATATTACGACAAAGATCTTAGTGTTTATAATTAGTGTAGCAAATTGGTTGAAAAAATCAAAGTTTTCAACCTTCTGTAGtgcttttattattactaaagagCTTAGAGCAGGACACTCTTTTGTAGAAAGTGTACCTTATAATTTcacaaatttacatttatattggattttttttaaatttaatatgttatttaattaatgattactAGGTATCAAATGTCGTgatattaatcaatataaataataaactttcaaaaaatatttgattatcagtttatattttatatactaactTAACTTAGTAGCGGTTTTGGTTAAAAGTAATAGAAAAcgtatatgtttatatcagGATCAGTGCCTAAAACCTCAGAACTCAGTGTGTAGATAAAGTTGTAGTGACTTTGACAATTCTCAAAAATGTTGAcgttaacttatttatatttttttaaacacagaaAGTCAGGAACATTTGCTTAgtcattaattgttatttagttgtattaacttttattgttttgaaggccatatttaaaacaaccaaccaaccaacttttattgtaaatattttttaataaataatggaatTCCCATCACTGGGTGACCAATGCCAAAACCAAAGCTGCAATCAAATAGATTTCTTACCTTTACAATGTAAATGTGGCAAAACATACTGTCGGGAACATTTCAATGAACATTGCCTATCTGGTGATTGTCCACTAGCTCCTGAACCGCGCGAAGTTAAATTTCAAAGTGACGATAAGATATACAAATGTTCTGAAAGCGGTTGTAAGAAGGGAAATCTGCATGAAATgctttgtaataaatgttcGAAACACTTTTGTATTGAACATAGGTTTCATCCGTAAGTAACTTTTATGAtgtaataattagtaatatcagttttatattatattaataggcTTTTGCAAGAAATATTTGACCTCATTGAATATTCTTTCAGGTCATGTCCAGAGATAGATGATGAAACAATGGCAATAAAGATAGAGCAATTGGAAGCACCCAGAAGGCAGTTCAGAGAGGCCAATAAACATTTAGAAGAtaaggtaaattttaaaatgtctaaCATATAATTCTAAACTAATATCAGTATGTCTCTAATAATGCTAAAGGTTGTTTCTctaaacacatttatttaaataatatattattatctgaaAAACAAGTTGAAACAAGTTACATGCAGCATAATGctgacatttaataaaaaaaaaataagcaaaaaatcCTTTGTGACTGTTACTGTTTGTTGATAAATGATCagtaaaacagtttttaaagtattttatgcataattttaaaatgatttgtgTGAactatattgttaatttttgtctTATAGATAACGGAAAACATAAGAAAAGCTTTGCAATCATCTGCCAAGGTGAAAACTGCatctaaaatacatttgatgAGAATAAAACAGAAAGCACTCGGCCCAAAGTCGGTTCCAGTCGGCAACAGAGTATATTTTGCTGTAAAAAAGCCATTGAATCTCGATCCAAAACCAGTGACTGTTGTAAAAAATGTGGATGACATAAATAACTTGAAAAATGTGGAGTCAGCATTAAATCCGGACCTGAAAGACACAGTtcctgtttttatttcttcaaaatGGAGTTTAGGGAGAGCCATAGATTCTATCTGTGATACTTGTAATGTcgttaacaataataataaaacgggAGAAACGAAATTGAGGTTATTTCGGCAATTGGATGGTTATTGTGTGAGTCCTGGGGAAATGGATGTTGTAATATCGGAGTTGCTGGAGAAGCAAGTGTTGTTGGAAGGAGATAAACTTGTCATAGAATATGTTAGCAGAAATGTTTTATGTGACTTAGGAGACtgtacacaaatatttttaagtaacatagagtaatatatttttttatttcatttgtttgtttttttatttgaaaacctAACAGTTtctagattattttaatttagtttttattatctgaTGGAGtggaaaagtaaaaataaatacaataaataatcctatataattaaatttacaaattagaaatattatcattaatctAGAATAATTTGGAGGTCTCTTGTTGTGGTTCTTTTTGTGAGGGTGGGTTGCAGTGAACCAGTGGCAACGCTGATGGATGAGTCTGGGCTGTGGGAGGTGGTGGGGGCCTCTTGTAGCGctccaccaaccaaccacacCAACCTGTACGAGCCACCAGCCTTATTAGATCTCTCCTGTACTGTTTTGTTAATATCGCATAGAGGAACGGGTTCGCGCACGCATTCAGGGGATAGAAGAAGACAAGCAAGACCTTGCCGTGACTGACATCAACTAGTGGCACCCCCGCCAATGCTGTCACCCCGAAAAATGCGACCGGCGCCCAGCAGAGCAAATCCGTTCCTATAAGGAGCGCCATTTTGTTAGCCATTTTTCTCTCAGCGGCTGCGGCCGCCCCCCTCCCTCCATATTTCTCTCCCCCGCCCCCCAAAGACCTATATATTTGTACGTAGCAAACCACGATCGTCACCCAAGCCACGGCGTTCGTTAGGAACAGACTGCCCTGGTACATGGCATCACCGACGTTTTCGCTTTCCACCGGCAGACATATGGATGTGGACGAATAATCTGATACACCGACCAGCGGCAGCCCCGCCATCATGATGGAGAACAGCCAGCCCCCGGTCATTATCTTAGAAGCTGCAGTCAAGGATATCCGTCTCTCTAAGTATATAGCGTACGTGATCGCGAACCAGCGCTCCAACGTCACTATCGTGAGTGTGAAAACCGATAACTGCCCCGAGAACACCGACAGGAACCCGGCCACTTTGCATCCGATACCATACTGCCAGTTGTACGCGTAGTTGAAGAATTCTCCGTACGATCTCAGGTCGACGACAGCTAACATGGCGAGGTACACGCCCGTGCAGAGGTCGGAGAAGGCTAGGTTGCACATGAGGAAGCGGGGCACTGTGAGGTCCCGTGGATGAGCCAGGAGGACCCCCAGCACGGCCGCGTTCCCAGCCACCGCCGCTCCCACCACcacccacacacacacccGCAACCACAGCCAGCCCATGACATCTTCACACGGGTTCAACGCGTCCGGAAGAGGAGTACACTCTATCACCCGACGGCTGGACAACAagtatacaaaacattaagaaGCGAAAAATGAATTGGAGCTAGAAACAAATCGTAACAGAAGTAGCAGTTCAGAAGTCACACGACTTAAGACACATCGTTTTTAAAcactaataagaatataatatggtGAATTTGTGAAGTCCGTCAAATATCTGATAAGTGATATGGAACACGACCACGACTTTTTTTTAGAAGATTAAGAGAAgaacgatatatttttgtctatgatttaattttaattttaattcatatttggCCTAAGCTTCAAACAGAATATAAGTCTAAATCACCTCAGACTAAAGTTGCCACACTCAGCGAAGTACGGTACTCCTATACTGTTGTTGACTATCTCGTGGAAGCCGTCGTCATACTCAAAGCTGCCGGAGTCCGAAAAGTACTCCTCGCTGGTCCACGGCTCGAAGTCCTCCGTCGATGCACTGGACTCATTGTAACTGACGTATTGAAATGTTATAGTAATTCAAAACTcgaattgattttaatgtaaactttaaatttaattttcaaaaacttaCTCTGAAGAAGTCGTTGACTTTTGAAAGTCTTGATTTGAATTAACGGCTCTTCTTTTTCTCGGTTCTTGTGTTTTCTTTTCCTCATTGTTGCTGCACCTCTAAG of the Danaus plexippus chromosome 13 unlocalized genomic scaffold, MEX_DaPlex mxdp_15, whole genome shotgun sequence genome contains:
- the LOC116770416 gene encoding AN1-type zinc finger protein 1-like, with the protein product MEFPSLGDQCQNQSCNQIDFLPLQCKCGKTYCREHFNEHCLSGDCPLAPEPREVKFQSDDKIYKCSESGCKKGNLHEMLCNKCSKHFCIEHRFHPSCPEIDDETMAIKIEQLEAPRRQFREANKHLEDKITENIRKALQSSAKVKTASKIHLMRIKQKALGPKSVPVGNRVYFAVKKPLNLDPKPVTVVKNVDDINNLKNVESALNPDLKDTVPVFISSKWSLGRAIDSICDTCNVVNNNNKTGETKLRLFRQLDGYCVSPGEMDVVISELLEKQVLLEGDKLVIEYVSRNVLCDLGDCTQIFLSNIE
- the LOC116770325 gene encoding lutropin-choriogonadotropic hormone receptor isoform X1 gives rise to the protein MREKFVSNKRHGCEILNKMFILRNFYICLMYLLFMVESSVCQSSGSRSSVVLLQTNITRLTARVIHAAGYHLHDVEHLSIIDAPNLEYVAVEDLTKMPNLKSLFISQAPLLHRLAPLPALPELRTFIITTSGLLEVPNLSHVHDNNRINTSLPYLQAVDLEGNHIKRLPAHALRVRADQVSLNYNLIQEVPPHAFKNSQISKLSFKGNTKLSKLDDLAFAGNLLLRQLDLSNTAITSLPTKGLEKLEILRIEKTPSLKYIPSIYDFQHLERAQLTHHFHCCAFSFPERHDPARHQLYETQLAIMKKRCSNNEEKKTQEPRKRRAVNSNQDFQKSTTSSDYNESSASTEDFEPWTSEEYFSDSGSFEYDDGFHEIVNNSIGVPYFAECGNFSLSRRVIECTPLPDALNPCEDVMGWLWLRVCVWVVVGAAVAGNAAVLGVLLAHPRDLTVPRFLMCNLAFSDLCTGVYLAMLAVVDLRSYGEFFNYAYNWQYGIGCKVAGFLSVFSGQLSVFTLTIVTLERWFAITYAIYLERRISLTAASKIMTGGWLFSIMMAGLPLVGVSDYSSTSICLPVESENVGDAMYQGSLFLTNAVAWVTIVVCYVQIYRSLGGGGEKYGGRGAAAAAERKMANKMALLIGTDLLCWAPVAFFGVTALAGVPLVDVSHGKVLLVFFYPLNACANPFLYAILTKQYRRDLIRLVARTGWCGWLVERYKRPPPPPTAQTHPSALPLVHCNPPSQKEPQQETSKLF
- the LOC116770325 gene encoding lutropin-choriogonadotropic hormone receptor isoform X2, with the translated sequence MPNLKSLFISQAPLLHRLAPLPALPELRTFIITTSGLLEVPNLSHVHDNNRINTSLPYLQAVDLEGNHIKRLPAHALRVRADQVSLNYNLIQEVPPHAFKNSQISKLSFKGNTKLSKLDDLAFAGNLLLRQLDLSNTAITSLPTKGLEKLEILRIEKTPSLKYIPSIYDFQHLERAQLTHHFHCCAFSFPERHDPARHQLYETQLAIMKKRCSNNEEKKTQEPRKRRAVNSNQDFQKSTTSSDYNESSASTEDFEPWTSEEYFSDSGSFEYDDGFHEIVNNSIGVPYFAECGNFSLSRRVIECTPLPDALNPCEDVMGWLWLRVCVWVVVGAAVAGNAAVLGVLLAHPRDLTVPRFLMCNLAFSDLCTGVYLAMLAVVDLRSYGEFFNYAYNWQYGIGCKVAGFLSVFSGQLSVFTLTIVTLERWFAITYAIYLERRISLTAASKIMTGGWLFSIMMAGLPLVGVSDYSSTSICLPVESENVGDAMYQGSLFLTNAVAWVTIVVCYVQIYRSLGGGGEKYGGRGAAAAAERKMANKMALLIGTDLLCWAPVAFFGVTALAGVPLVDVSHGKVLLVFFYPLNACANPFLYAILTKQYRRDLIRLVARTGWCGWLVERYKRPPPPPTAQTHPSALPLVHCNPPSQKEPQQETSKLF